Proteins co-encoded in one Juglans regia cultivar Chandler chromosome 16, Walnut 2.0, whole genome shotgun sequence genomic window:
- the LOC109002265 gene encoding protein FAR1-RELATED SEQUENCE 5-like, producing MPMMGPPPNAYPYPWNNQQHPWISTSTPMSSSASSISSSVAASSSVQSSASVASSSCSALPAFVPPTSTNPYPCDSEKNKVQQSNSIEEISKAISDSIEVEAQSTASLGNTADTKEASTDGGDTTEEPKPGMNFESENELMNYYKHYRKRCGFGIMTQRSKSEKDGTVKYVTVGSLGCARGGKARNRASNVSKPRPTSKTDCKARMNVMLKDEKLCVTSVFNTHNHGLSPRKSKFFRCNREVNESVKRVLDINDEAGIRMNKSFHALVTEAGGFENVPFGEKNCRNYIDKARHLHLGKGGAQALFEYFRRMQYKNDGFFSLMELDDDDRLKSVFWADARSRGAYNYFGDVVTFDTTYLTNRYGMPFAPFVGVNHHGQSILLGAGLISSEDTESFIWLFKTWLDCMDGKAPNTIITDQDRAMKNAISIVFPNTRHRYCLWHILRKVPEKLGSHAQYKCGLKSKLLSCVYDSLTIEEFENSWNSLKDTFNLHENAWLQSLYAEREFWVPVYLKNSFWAGMSTTQRSESMNAFFDGYVHARTNLKEFVDQFDNALKKKIENENQADFNSFNFTVPYISHLAFEKKFQDVYTNSKFREVQQEIMRMIYCHCRFEKMDGVIATYSVDDQVKTEDFIKEVTYTLYFNETECEAKCVCGLFEMRGIICRHILAIFSAKKVRELPEKYILDRWRKDIKRKYTFISRSYDIDDQRPETVRYKRILKTFNEVVTNAVSCDGHTEEMISKLYAMNEVWRTSNSKDIDSNVGGSTVNAAKEGSSKKRRRLDTELLESSGNQLGISEIRVQENVISPIMVDQESGQQTPVIGTQESMQLEMDGTQPEMADGTQPETTDRMQPSSFL from the exons ATGCCAATGATGGGACCTCCTCCAAATGCGTACCCATATCCATGGAACAACCAG CAACACCCATGGATCTCTACTTCCACTCCCATGTCTAGTTCTGCAAGTAGTATCAGCTCTAGTGTAGCTGCGAGTTCTAGTGTACAGAGCAGCGCTAGTGTCGCTTCTAGCTCTTGTTCAGCTTTACCAGCATTTGTTCCTCCAACTTCTACCAACCCATATCCATGTGACAGTGAG aaaaataaagTGCAGCAAAGTAACTCTATTGAAGAAATTAGTAAGGCCATATCAGACTCAATAGAAGTTGAAGCGCAATCTACTGCCTCTTTGGGTAATACGGCTGATACCAAAGAGGCTAGCACTGATGGGGGTGATACCACTGAGGAGCCAAAGCCAGGGATGAATTTTGAGTCGGAGAATGAGTTGATGAATTACTATAAACATTACAGAAAACGATGTGGTTTTGGCATAATGACACAAAGGAGTAAAAGTGAGAAAGATGGGACTGTGAAATATGTCACTGTGGGATCACTGGGATGTGCTCGGGGTGGCAAGGCACGAAATAGGGCGTCAAACGTCTCCAAGCCTCGGCCAACAAGCAAGACAGACTGCAAGGCAAGGATGAATGTCATGTTAAAGGATGAGAAGCTGTGTGTCACATCCGTATTTAACACACACAATCATGGGCTTAGTCCaagaaaatctaaatttttcagATGCAATAGAGAAGTTAATGAGTCTGTTAAGAGGGTGTTGGATATTAATGATGAGGCTGGTATACGGATGAATAAAAGTTTCCATGCTCTTGTGACTGAGGCGGGTGGGTTTGAGAACGTaccatttggagaaaaaaattgtcGTAATTATATTGACAAGGCACGACACTTGCACCTTGGTAAAGGTGGTGCTCAAGCGTTGTTTGAGTATTTTAGAAGGATGCAATACAAGAATGATGGTTTTTTCAGCCTCATGGaattggatgatgatgatagacTGAAAAGTGTATTTTGGGCGGACGCCCGTAGTAGAGGGGCCTACAACTACTTTGGAGATGTAGTAACATTCGATACCACATACCTGACAAATAGGTATGGAATGCCATTTGCACCTTTTGTGggtgtaaaccatcatggaCAGTCAATCCTTTTGGGTGCAGGCCTTATTTCAAGTGAGGATACGGAATCGTTTATTTGGTTATTTAAAACTTGGCTCGATTGTATGGATGGAAAAGCGCCAAATACTATCATAACAGATCAAGATCGCGCAATGAAAAATGCGATCTCTATTGTCTTTCCCAACACGCGGCATAGATATTGCTTGTGGCACATATTGCGAAAGGTGCCTGAGAAGCTTGGTTCCCATGCTCAATACAAATGTGGCCTGAAAAGTAAGTTACTATCTTGTGTCTATGACTCTCTTACAATCGAGGAGTTTGAGAATTCTTGGAACAGCCTGAAGGATACTttcaatttacatgaaaatgcATGGTTGCAAAGCTTATATGCGGAAAGAGAGTTTTGGGTGCCGGTATATTTAAAGAACTcgttttgggctggaatgagtacaactcaACGCAGTGAGAGTATGAATGCTTTCTTTGATGGTTACGTGCATGCCAGGACAAACCTTAAAGAGTTTGTTGATCAGTTCGACAAtgcattgaagaaaaaaattgagaacgAAAACCAAGCtgacttcaattcatttaactTCACGGTTCCTTACATATCACACTTGGCTTTTGAGAAGAAGTTTCAAGATGTATacacaaattcaaaatttaggGAGGTTCAACAAGAGATAATGAGAATGATATATTGTCATTGTCGTTTCGAGAAAATGGATGGAGTAATCGCAACTTACTCGGTCGATGATCAAGTTAAGACTGAAGATTTCATCAAGGAGGTTACATACACTCTTTACTTTAATGAGACCGAATGTGAGGCGAAGTGTGTTTGTGGGTTGTTTGAGATGCGAGGGATCATTTGTAGACATATTCTTGCCATCTTTTCAGCTAAGAAAGTTCGTGAGTTGCCGGAAAAGTACATATTGGACCGGTGGAGAAAAGACATAAAACGTAAGTATACATTTATTTCGAGAAGTTATGACATTGATGATCAGAGACCCGAAACTGTTAGGTATAAACGTATATTGAAAACTTTCAATGAGGTAGTAACAAATGCAGTTTCGTGCGATGGGCATACTGAGGAAATGATTTCGAAGTTATATGCGATGAATGAGGTATGGCGTACTTCGAACTCCAAGGACATAGATTCTAATGTTGGAGGAAGTACCGTGAATGCAGCCAAAGAAGGAAGTTCCAAAAAG AGGCGTAGATTGGATACTGAACTATTAGAAAGCAGTGGAAACCAACTTGGGATATCGGAAATAAGGGTGCAAGAAAATGTTATCTCTCCCATAATGGTGGATCAAGAAAGTGGACAACAAACTCCAGTGATAGGGACACAAGAAAGC ATGCAATTAGAAATGGATGGAACGCAGCCGGAAATGGCAGATGGAACGCAGCCGGAGACTACAGATAGAATGCAGCCAAGCAGCTTCTTATAG